From one Paramormyrops kingsleyae isolate MSU_618 chromosome 1, PKINGS_0.4, whole genome shotgun sequence genomic stretch:
- the LOC140592086 gene encoding synaptonemal complex protein 2-like isoform X2 has protein sequence MESLLDCQESVRTLLSSVHGYRLKHLDTFQTTVINELAHLEQDCHSLKKIEREVMNFWKAESKVVTMFCEKQQHRLRSLELLKEAVHSPATEDVASQGISTEDKTTSYSTEATNLVT, from the exons ATGGAGTCTCTCCTCGACTGTCAGGAGAGTGTGAGGACACTGCTGAGCTCCGTACATGGGTACAG GCTCAAGCACCTGGATACCTTTCAAACCACTGTCATCAATGAGCTGGCTCACCTAGAGCAAGACTGTCACTCCCTGAAGAAGATCGAGAGGGAAGTCATG AACTTCTGGAAGGCGGAATCCAAAGTGGTGACAATGTTCTGCGAGAAGCAGCAGCACAG GTTGCGGTCGCTGGAGCTGCTTAAAGAAGCGGTCCACAGTCCAGCCACGGAGGATGTGGCTTCTCAG GGAATCTCAACggaagacaagacaaccagTTATTCCACTGAAGCCACCAACTTAGTTACTTAG
- the LOC140592086 gene encoding synaptonemal complex protein 2-like isoform X1: MASGVTAAFQSFKKQLKDHFSSRYRKIETQSMESLLDCQESVRTLLSSVHGYRLKHLDTFQTTVINELAHLEQDCHSLKKIEREVMNFWKAESKVVTMFCEKQQHRLRSLELLKEAVHSPATEDVASQGISTEDKTTSYSTEATNLVT, from the exons ATGGCTTCTGGGGTAACTGCTGCCTTTCAGTCGTTCAAAAAGCAGCTGAAGGACCACTTCTCG TCCAGGTATCGGAAAATAGAAACCCAGTCTATGGAGTCTCTCCTCGACTGTCAGGAGAGTGTGAGGACACTGCTGAGCTCCGTACATGGGTACAG GCTCAAGCACCTGGATACCTTTCAAACCACTGTCATCAATGAGCTGGCTCACCTAGAGCAAGACTGTCACTCCCTGAAGAAGATCGAGAGGGAAGTCATG AACTTCTGGAAGGCGGAATCCAAAGTGGTGACAATGTTCTGCGAGAAGCAGCAGCACAG GTTGCGGTCGCTGGAGCTGCTTAAAGAAGCGGTCCACAGTCCAGCCACGGAGGATGTGGCTTCTCAG GGAATCTCAACggaagacaagacaaccagTTATTCCACTGAAGCCACCAACTTAGTTACTTAG
- the LOC111840843 gene encoding synaptonemal complex protein 2-like, with translation MVFEVVLEEAFFTKNAEKISDAFLEERTSKSLVNRMDKVISEELGRSEFAKVFLLLRAIENVCQSDEDLIQSFIQHGLIVKMLAWFERAVEFLKVKELQHQKALSNLIEAFYDTSMNICRISLQGKSQIHDIFVLRFGALVTDADVQFDLRLEAIRTINSILDGATKEERKRLSLSEDHCLLLEELAKVIVNVGDYEMQVAVSESLCRMTTKKWREELVYKWFPNRIFAEAFKSINDREFETDCRKFLNRLNSHFGDERRVFTFPCIKAFLDKTELFKPDDENLEKFWVDFNLGTCCISFFVNDPEGALWESINLPKAAISDYSIKGVCDPVPFSVLAEKDDQKILTVRMEIPVAHINIKGRTVKIIFESQYDIQNAVRRALGDNLQLQSTEGQSVSRNLLNDFLSSCSDPGCLDAADVSAVNDDDQKSPASALEKAELLHLTDESETEVAMAKKRLFSSSASSKGFAKSLQDTGDKPKESRKGHQPKAAAFSESNSSPTQGGVSDSLRVKELPRSDYTRKKPKAKSALRILPQSSPSSAEEPGTIKHSTPKTASVKLSGAAGLMVRPRELSLEYSLISAQKFEAHVEGLEKTILEDSVFMPDDQDGSPIKKNSLSEVQKSPGARKRKLESPVLDSGIGPDKGLSTMEEDQGTASLKPRGFHPPSTPGATGGMFPYIHTNSMVSDILNEYRVTMFN, from the exons ATGGTT TTCGAGGTCGTTTTAGAAGAAGCCTTCTTCACTAAAAATGCCGAAAAGATCAGTGATGCTTTTCTTGAAGAGAGAACCTCCAAGTCTTTGGTAAACCGGATGGATAAAGTAATTAGTGAG GAGCTTGGCAGGAGTGAGTTCGCCAAGGTCTTTCTGCTTCTGAGAGCCATTGAAAACGTGTGTCAGAGTGATGAAGACCTCATCCAGTCCTTCATCCAGCATGGTCTTATCGTAAAG ATGTTGGCCTGGTTTGAAAGAGCTGTGGAGTTTTTGAAGGTGAAGGAACTACAGCACCAAAAAGCGCTATCAAACTTAATTGAAGCATTCTACGACACCTCCATG AACATCTGTCGGATCAGCTTGCAAG GGAAGTCCCAGATCCACGACATCTTTGTGCTGCGATTCGGCGCGCTCGTCACAGACGCTGATGTACAGTTCGACCTTCGTTTAGAG GCTATTCGAACAATAAATTCAATCCTTGATGGAGCTACCAAAGAGGAGAGGAAGAGGCTCAGTCTATCTGAAGACCACTGCTTACTTCT TGAAGAACTGGCTAAAGTGATTGTGAATGTTGGTG ACTATGAAATGCAGGTGGCCGTCTCTGAATCGCTCTGCCGCATGACTACCAAGAAGTGGAGAGAAGAGCTGGTTTACAAGTGGTTCCCCAACAGAATTTTTGCAGAAGCCTTCAAATCAATCAACGACCGGGAATTTGAGACT gaTTGCAGAAAATTTCTCAACAGACTGAATAGCCATTTTGGAGATGAGCGAAG GGTGTTTACATTTCcctgcatcaaggcttttttAGACAAGACTGAG CTATTTAAACCAGATGATGAGAATCTTGAAAAGTTCTGGGTAGATTTCAACCTTGGGACATGCTGCATCAGCTTTTTTGTGAATGATCCAGAG GGAGCTCTTTGGGAGTCAATAAACTTGCCAAAAGCTGCCATCAGTGATTATTCCATCAAAG GTGTGTGCGACCCTGTGCCTTTTTCTGTGTTGGCAGAAAAAGATGACCAGAAAATCCTGACTGTTCGAATGGAAATTCCTGTCGCTCACATCAATATAAAAGGAAGAACTGTGAAAATCATTTTTGAATCGCAGTATGACATCCAGAATGCAGTCAGGCGTGCGCTTGGAGACAATTTACAATTG CAAAGTACTGAGGGACAGTCCGTGAGCAGAAATCTTCTCAATG ACTTCCTTTCCAGTTGCTCGGACCCGGGTTGTTTAGATGCTGCCGAT GTGAGTGCTGTCAATGATGATGATCAGAAGTCACCCGCATCAGCATT GGAGAAAGCTGAGCTCCTTCATCTGACTGATGAGTCAGAAACAGAG GTGGCGATGGCCAAAAAGAGACTCTTCAGTTCGTCTGCTTCCTCGAAAGG ATTTGCAAAGTCCCTCCAAGACACGGGAGACAAGCCAAAAGAATCCCGCAAG GGTCATCAACCCAAAGCTGCTGCCTTCTCTGAGAGCAACAGCAGTCCAACTCAGGGAGGAGTAAGCGACAGTTTGCGTGTGAAAGAGCTGCCGAGGTCAGACTACACTAGGAAGAAACCCAAAGCTAAGTCCGCTCTGAGAA TTCTGCCCCAGTCCTCACCTAGTAGTGCTGAGGAACCCGGCACCATCAAG CACTCAACACCAAAGACTGCAAGCGTTAAGCTAAGCGGAGCTGCCGGCCTCATGGTCCGGCCTAGAGAGCTCAGCTTGGAGTATTCTCTCATTTCAGCACAAAAGTTTGAAGCCCATGTGGAAG GACTTGAGAAGACTATCCTGGAAGACTCAGTATTCATGCCAGATGATCAGGATGGATCCCCTATTAAG AAAAACTCCCTTAGTGAAGTTCAAAAGTCTCCGGGAGCAAGAAAAAGGAAGCTTGAATCTCCAG TGCTGGATTCAGGTATAGGACCAGATAAGGGGCTGTCAACAATGGAGGAGGACCAGGGCACCGCAAGCCTCAAACCCAGAGGATTCCACCCCCCTAGCACCCCGGGGGCTACTGGGGGCATGTTTCCATATATCCATACTAATTCCATGGTTTCAGACATTCTTAATGAATACAGAGTAACAATGTTTAATTAG